A single genomic interval of Streptomyces sp. NBC_00663 harbors:
- a CDS encoding pRL2-8, whose amino-acid sequence MAATQTPPGECPQCWQHAHDKSIHRRLKPRQDCPACVDHMVNGCPNPVPKRKRCWW is encoded by the coding sequence ATGGCCGCCACACAAACGCCTCCGGGTGAGTGTCCGCAGTGCTGGCAGCACGCCCACGACAAGAGCATCCACCGCAGGCTCAAGCCCCGGCAGGACTGCCCGGCGTGTGTGGATCACATGGTCAACGGCTGCCCGAACCCCGTGCCGAAGAGGAAGCGGTGTTGGTGGTGA
- a CDS encoding RRQRL motif-containing zinc-binding protein, with translation MSGVYGKCFDPTGALHGIPTYPWKLAPDGLATRRQLRTLGLRPGGQPVAAQVMRINRRTGGPRVAYLYRLDLALPVRPMTSRKWGALALAVHARRTCPACQITYSYCLSTRHGICGLCLAAEEQRTAA, from the coding sequence ATGTCCGGCGTGTACGGCAAGTGCTTCGACCCCACCGGCGCCCTGCACGGCATACCCACCTACCCGTGGAAGCTCGCCCCCGACGGGTTGGCCACACGCCGGCAGTTACGGACCCTGGGTCTGCGTCCGGGGGGTCAGCCGGTAGCGGCGCAGGTCATGCGCATCAACCGCCGTACCGGCGGCCCTCGCGTGGCCTACCTCTACCGGCTCGATCTCGCGCTGCCGGTACGGCCGATGACCTCGCGCAAGTGGGGCGCCCTCGCCCTGGCGGTGCACGCCCGCCGCACCTGCCCGGCCTGCCAGATCACCTACTCCTACTGCCTGTCGACCCGGCACGGCATCTGCGGACTGTGCCTGGCGGCAGAGGAACAGCGCACCGCCGCCTGA
- a CDS encoding conjugal transfer protein has translation MLATGVVGGIGTYSNIGHAYGTGTALGALGAGEGATAVLALVLLGLTMLGQSSPRIVRLGLWALPAAASVMGAMAAPDAARTVIYALTPLGMSVSAEGMAFLARRIVVHTDGRDAEHERHTADLVQALAYHRARAAQHPTDWVRKWSERKSWRLARRIGVGDTALGSRLLDVQRDRVTEGADAALAAMFNTPTAPALPRAANAEESTETIRKRSMADLPESTPAPVVTLSRLSVPEPVAVDLGKSMLPLKPMPSIAAPAAPIAAPAPRSVAAASTPPRGVTGRVPDAARSPRPKRTWAQLLDEARTAAEGWSDKKVTAEGIRRAIHTSPANARKLRDALLAERAAKKTVGAP, from the coding sequence ATGCTCGCCACCGGCGTGGTCGGCGGGATCGGCACGTACAGCAACATCGGCCACGCCTACGGCACCGGCACCGCCCTCGGAGCGCTCGGAGCGGGCGAGGGCGCCACCGCGGTACTCGCCCTGGTCCTGCTCGGCCTGACCATGCTGGGCCAGTCCTCCCCACGCATCGTCCGACTCGGACTGTGGGCACTGCCCGCCGCCGCGTCCGTGATGGGGGCCATGGCCGCACCCGATGCGGCCCGCACCGTCATCTACGCCCTGACCCCGCTGGGCATGTCCGTCTCAGCCGAGGGCATGGCGTTCCTCGCCCGGCGGATCGTGGTGCACACCGACGGCCGCGACGCGGAGCACGAGCGGCACACCGCCGACCTCGTACAGGCCCTCGCCTACCACCGCGCCCGCGCCGCCCAGCACCCGACCGATTGGGTCAGGAAGTGGTCGGAACGCAAGTCGTGGCGTCTGGCTCGCAGGATCGGTGTCGGTGACACGGCGCTCGGATCGAGGCTGCTCGACGTGCAGCGCGATCGGGTCACCGAGGGCGCCGATGCCGCCCTCGCAGCCATGTTCAACACCCCCACCGCCCCGGCGCTCCCCCGGGCCGCGAATGCGGAGGAATCTACTGAGACCATCAGGAAACGGTCTATGGCTGACCTGCCCGAATCGACCCCCGCTCCGGTCGTCACTCTGTCCCGGTTGAGCGTGCCCGAACCGGTCGCGGTCGACCTGGGTAAGTCGATGCTCCCGCTCAAGCCGATGCCCTCGATCGCCGCGCCCGCCGCCCCGATCGCTGCCCCGGCACCGCGTTCGGTCGCTGCGGCATCGACTCCGCCGCGCGGCGTGACCGGGCGCGTTCCCGACGCTGCTCGATCGCCTCGGCCCAAGCGCACCTGGGCCCAGTTGCTCGATGAGGCACGGACCGCAGCGGAGGGTTGGTCGGACAAGAAGGTGACCGCTGAGGGCATTCGCCGCGCGATCCACACCTCCCCGGCCAACGCCCGCAAGCTCCGTGACGCGCTGCTCGCTGAGCGCGCGGCCAAGAAGACTGTCGGGGCGCCGTGA
- a CDS encoding Pycsar system effector family protein, with protein MSTINPKLTAAHAELKAEIARTDNKTALLLAFVGAVLAGAWTIARELPLNVPACVAGGAGVALLVAAAGLLLRSVRPDLRGRHGFPLWATLTAQEITQHLNGGDLAADVAGLSRLAVAKFTCLRRAVDLTLTGGALLVLALLLTAGGAR; from the coding sequence ATGAGCACCATCAACCCGAAGCTGACCGCCGCGCACGCCGAGCTGAAGGCGGAGATCGCCCGCACCGACAACAAGACCGCACTGCTCCTGGCGTTCGTCGGCGCGGTCCTCGCCGGCGCCTGGACGATCGCCCGGGAGCTGCCGCTGAACGTGCCCGCCTGTGTTGCGGGCGGCGCCGGGGTGGCGCTGCTGGTCGCGGCGGCCGGACTGCTTCTGCGGTCGGTGCGCCCCGACCTGCGCGGCCGTCACGGCTTCCCGCTGTGGGCCACCCTCACCGCTCAGGAGATCACCCAGCATCTCAACGGCGGGGATCTCGCCGCCGACGTCGCGGGCCTGTCCCGGCTGGCGGTCGCCAAGTTCACCTGCCTGCGCCGTGCGGTCGACCTCACCCTGACCGGTGGGGCCCTGCTCGTCCTCGCCCTCCTGCTGACCGCCGGGGGTGCGCGGTGA
- a CDS encoding DUF6284 family protein — MSTIVTVQDAVTAFADFMEPTAAELDAIEREMPLILADVDLIDAQIITLDRTPTELDARRIRRARRRVLAERRALANRASGATGGAA; from the coding sequence ATGAGCACCATCGTGACTGTTCAGGACGCTGTTACCGCGTTCGCCGACTTCATGGAGCCGACGGCCGCGGAGCTGGACGCGATCGAGCGGGAGATGCCGCTGATCCTGGCGGATGTCGACCTGATCGACGCGCAGATCATCACCCTTGACCGCACGCCGACCGAGCTGGACGCCCGGCGCATCCGCCGCGCCCGCCGGCGTGTGCTCGCCGAGCGGCGGGCTCTGGCCAACCGCGCTTCCGGCGCAACCGGCGGTGCGGCATGA
- a CDS encoding GntR family transcriptional regulator, whose product MSKQPKYRQVADVLRREIANGTYAANGGRLPSENDLQQRFDASRNTIRNGLSLLVGEGLISSSQGLGYEVKSQEVFELNASRFENLTFPQNGDAYSTDVTNAGRRPHQTFRVEMLPAPQEVAERLKVEPGTTAVLRFCHRYVDDVPWSTQATYYPSWLVNASPRLAEPGDIEEGTTRYLAAQGIEQIGYFDEIAARMPTPEEARLLEIGVGVPVLLWTRTGYSADRPIRCTTTTFRGDLNRMNYEIGDLAARSENT is encoded by the coding sequence ATGAGCAAGCAGCCGAAGTACCGACAAGTTGCGGACGTCCTGCGCCGCGAGATCGCTAACGGCACCTACGCGGCCAACGGGGGCCGGCTGCCTTCTGAGAACGATCTACAGCAGCGCTTCGACGCGTCGCGGAACACCATCAGGAACGGCCTAAGCCTGCTGGTCGGCGAGGGTCTCATCTCATCCAGCCAGGGCCTTGGCTACGAGGTGAAGTCACAAGAGGTATTCGAGCTCAACGCCTCTCGCTTCGAGAACCTGACCTTCCCGCAGAACGGCGACGCCTACAGCACGGACGTCACCAACGCAGGGCGACGGCCGCACCAGACGTTCCGAGTCGAGATGCTGCCGGCGCCCCAAGAGGTCGCTGAGCGCTTGAAGGTCGAGCCCGGTACGACGGCAGTATTGCGGTTTTGTCATCGCTACGTGGACGACGTCCCTTGGTCCACTCAGGCGACCTATTATCCATCGTGGCTGGTCAACGCGTCCCCACGACTGGCTGAGCCTGGAGACATCGAAGAAGGGACGACCCGGTACCTGGCCGCTCAAGGCATCGAGCAAATCGGGTACTTCGACGAAATCGCCGCGCGGATGCCGACCCCGGAGGAGGCACGGCTGTTGGAGATCGGCGTAGGCGTACCGGTCCTGCTCTGGACGCGCACCGGCTACTCAGCTGACCGCCCCATCCGGTGCACCACCACCACCTTCCGGGGCGACTTGAACCGGATGAACTACGAGATCGGCGATCTGGCCGCCCGGAGCGAGAACACGTGA
- a CDS encoding GNAT family N-acetyltransferase gives MIITLAEPHDVAKLLAFREEAAAWLRGLGSDQWSRPYPADKLLATIEAGTVFMLRDGHTTAGTITLTPDAEEGLWTDDELTEPSMFINKLTVAREYAGQNLGSRLLDWAGDRAQRAGARWIRLDAWTTNHALQRYYLEQGFTHIRTVREGAAVNGGPRVSGWLAQRTAEPADHGFTDRTPPPSRLPLAA, from the coding sequence GTGATCATCACGCTTGCTGAGCCGCACGACGTAGCCAAGCTGCTGGCCTTCCGCGAGGAGGCCGCCGCTTGGCTACGCGGCCTAGGCTCCGACCAGTGGAGCCGCCCGTACCCCGCTGACAAGCTGCTCGCCACAATCGAAGCGGGCACGGTGTTCATGCTGCGCGACGGGCACACCACCGCTGGGACCATCACGCTCACCCCAGATGCCGAAGAGGGCCTCTGGACTGACGATGAACTGACCGAACCGTCGATGTTCATCAACAAGCTCACGGTCGCCCGTGAGTACGCAGGGCAGAACCTTGGCAGTCGCCTCCTCGACTGGGCGGGCGACCGGGCCCAGCGGGCGGGAGCCCGATGGATTCGGTTGGATGCATGGACGACGAATCATGCACTCCAGCGGTACTACCTGGAGCAGGGGTTCACGCACATTCGTACGGTCCGGGAGGGCGCGGCGGTGAACGGTGGCCCACGAGTCTCCGGTTGGCTTGCCCAGCGAACGGCAGAGCCAGCAGATCACGGATTCACGGACCGCACACCACCCCCATCACGGCTTCCGCTCGCGGCCTGA
- a CDS encoding DUF262 domain-containing protein encodes MTNGDSAITPEDQEAAEQQIVDQSKRIDFYITEYSVEILANKMRDGEYVVPTYQREFTWEHDRKSKFIESLIMGLPIPFVFFWEMSDGRLEIVDGSQRLRTLEQFLFGELRLVGLEKLSLLSGFTFHDLPESRQRKVRNRSIRGIILNEHADEAARLDMFERINTGSKNANTAEVRRGALAGPFMELVMELSEDPLLQSLAPMSYKRKLERGYDELVTRFFAYSDGLATYKDRPSDFIYEYTEKKNVEFRVDRNAAETYRKRFHETMKFVDRVFPHGFRRSATGTATPRARFESIAIGSYLALKERPELATIDSDRIAVSEWTQGTEFTRAIGADGANARSRLEGRINFVRSRLVAV; translated from the coding sequence ATGACGAACGGCGATTCAGCGATCACGCCAGAGGATCAAGAGGCGGCAGAGCAGCAGATCGTTGATCAGTCAAAGCGTATCGATTTCTACATTACAGAGTATTCGGTCGAGATTCTGGCCAACAAGATGCGCGATGGCGAATACGTGGTTCCCACTTATCAACGTGAATTTACCTGGGAACATGATCGCAAATCGAAGTTCATCGAATCCCTCATCATGGGCCTTCCAATACCCTTTGTTTTTTTCTGGGAAATGTCAGACGGCAGGCTGGAGATCGTGGACGGATCCCAGCGCTTGCGCACGCTGGAGCAATTCCTATTCGGCGAACTTAGGCTCGTCGGACTTGAAAAGCTATCTCTCCTTTCCGGCTTCACCTTTCACGACCTTCCAGAATCACGGCAGCGAAAGGTCCGTAATAGGTCGATTCGCGGGATCATTCTCAATGAGCATGCAGACGAGGCCGCGCGCCTAGACATGTTTGAACGGATTAATACTGGAAGCAAAAACGCGAATACTGCCGAAGTTCGCCGCGGAGCGCTTGCAGGTCCATTCATGGAATTGGTCATGGAGCTGTCCGAAGACCCGCTACTTCAATCGCTAGCACCTATGAGCTACAAGCGGAAGCTTGAACGTGGATACGACGAGCTCGTAACGCGCTTCTTCGCCTACAGCGATGGCCTGGCTACCTATAAGGATCGACCGTCCGACTTTATTTACGAGTACACCGAAAAGAAAAACGTTGAGTTCCGCGTCGATCGCAACGCTGCCGAGACGTACCGTAAGCGGTTCCATGAGACCATGAAATTTGTCGACCGCGTATTTCCTCACGGATTCCGCCGATCTGCTACAGGCACGGCGACACCGCGAGCGAGGTTCGAGAGTATTGCGATCGGCTCCTACTTGGCTCTCAAGGAGCGTCCCGAACTAGCGACGATAGACAGCGACAGAATCGCTGTAAGCGAGTGGACACAGGGAACAGAATTCACCCGCGCCATCGGCGCCGATGGCGCGAACGCCCGCTCTCGCCTTGAAGGGCGAATCAACTTCGTCCGATCTCGGCTGGTGGCAGTATGA
- a CDS encoding MAE_28990/MAE_18760 family HEPN-like nuclease has product MSTSDLVTFFDERFSEVSAYLELLEQVEMVARNGPPKLAGSEYRITAPQQKILYSSVYLQLYNLVEATMARCISEITKAAAASARWQPHELSDELRQEWVRSSARTHADMAPDSRLKYALQMTDHLVNQLPIRDFEIEAGGGGNWDDEAIYAMAKRLGCQITISSTALAGVKRVRRDGMGSMKLVKDRRNSLAHGSISFVDCADGIIATELREMSQQVESYLREVIKCFAHYIDSYIFLRPEIRPNGGTT; this is encoded by the coding sequence ATGAGCACATCAGATCTGGTCACCTTCTTCGATGAAAGATTCAGCGAAGTCAGCGCTTATCTGGAACTACTAGAACAAGTAGAGATGGTAGCGCGTAATGGTCCGCCCAAGCTTGCAGGCTCGGAATATCGCATCACGGCGCCACAGCAGAAAATCCTATACTCCAGCGTCTACCTTCAACTTTATAATCTCGTTGAAGCGACTATGGCCAGGTGCATATCTGAGATAACAAAGGCAGCCGCAGCATCCGCGAGGTGGCAGCCCCACGAGCTTAGCGACGAGCTCCGCCAGGAGTGGGTCCGCAGTTCCGCACGCACTCATGCTGACATGGCCCCTGATAGCCGCTTGAAGTACGCCCTTCAAATGACTGATCATTTGGTCAACCAGCTACCTATCCGCGACTTCGAGATTGAGGCTGGTGGAGGGGGAAACTGGGATGACGAAGCCATTTATGCGATGGCTAAGAGATTAGGGTGCCAGATTACCATCAGCAGCACCGCTCTCGCGGGCGTCAAGCGTGTAAGACGGGATGGGATGGGATCGATGAAGTTGGTCAAGGATCGCCGAAATAGTTTGGCTCATGGTTCAATTTCGTTCGTGGACTGCGCCGATGGTATCATTGCGACGGAACTTCGAGAAATGTCGCAACAAGTTGAGAGTTACTTGCGCGAAGTAATCAAGTGCTTTGCTCACTATATTGATTCCTATATCTTTCTGCGGCCGGAGATACGGCCGAATGGTGGCACAACGTGA
- a CDS encoding DNA cytosine methyltransferase, which produces MNDRIPDIAAVDLFCGVGGLTHGLVRSGINVRAGVDLDPHCKYPFEANNSAPFLERDVNELKADELKAYLSPGDYSLLAGCAPCQPFSTYSQSGRSKKRGLDWQLVLKFGALVAELQPDLVTMENVAQLAQHEVFVDFLKYLDGYSVHYSIVECSKIGVPQSRKRLVLIASKLGDAGLSLASQTNAPLRTVRQEISKLPAIAAGEQHSRDPLHTAASLSEMNMRRIRASKPGGTWRDWDPELIAACHRKTTGATYPSVYGRMEWDAPAPTITTQCFGFGNGRFGHPTQDRAISLREAAMLQTFPRNYKFLPKGEQVRFNRLGRLIGNAVPVRLGEAIGKVIMEHVRSVEGGKKMEPSDRLF; this is translated from the coding sequence GTGAACGACCGTATCCCTGATATCGCTGCCGTGGACCTTTTCTGCGGCGTTGGCGGGCTCACTCATGGCCTTGTCAGAAGTGGCATCAATGTTCGAGCGGGCGTTGACCTTGATCCGCATTGCAAGTACCCATTTGAAGCAAACAACAGCGCACCATTCCTTGAACGCGACGTGAATGAGCTCAAGGCTGATGAACTCAAGGCTTACCTGAGCCCGGGCGATTACTCATTGCTGGCTGGGTGCGCGCCATGTCAACCCTTCTCCACTTACAGTCAAAGCGGGAGGAGTAAGAAGCGCGGTTTGGACTGGCAACTGGTCCTAAAGTTTGGCGCCCTAGTTGCCGAGTTGCAGCCAGATCTAGTCACCATGGAAAACGTGGCACAGCTCGCCCAGCACGAAGTTTTCGTAGATTTCTTGAAGTACCTGGATGGATATTCCGTCCATTATTCCATCGTCGAGTGCTCCAAAATTGGCGTTCCCCAGTCCCGTAAGCGGCTCGTGCTAATTGCCTCAAAATTGGGCGACGCTGGATTGAGCCTGGCAAGCCAGACCAACGCTCCCCTTCGAACCGTCCGGCAGGAGATCTCGAAACTTCCCGCCATCGCCGCCGGCGAGCAGCACAGTCGCGATCCTCTTCACACCGCAGCTTCGCTCAGCGAGATGAACATGCGCCGTATAAGGGCATCCAAGCCTGGTGGGACTTGGCGCGACTGGGATCCAGAGCTGATTGCCGCATGCCACCGAAAGACCACCGGGGCCACGTACCCGAGCGTCTACGGCCGAATGGAGTGGGATGCTCCCGCACCCACCATCACCACGCAATGCTTCGGTTTTGGTAATGGCCGCTTTGGGCACCCAACGCAGGACAGGGCCATCTCCCTCCGCGAGGCAGCTATGCTGCAAACTTTCCCTAGGAACTACAAGTTCCTCCCTAAGGGTGAGCAGGTTCGATTCAATCGCCTTGGTCGACTCATTGGCAATGCTGTTCCGGTTAGACTTGGTGAGGCTATCGGAAAAGTGATCATGGAGCATGTTCGATCAGTAGAAGGTGGTAAGAAGATGGAACCTTCGGATCGGCTTTTTTGA
- a CDS encoding response regulator transcription factor, with protein MRVLIVEDHKDLAESVARGLRRHAMEVELAHDGEQGLSRASSGVYDVVVLDRDLPLVHGDEICRALVRQGCPSRVLMLTAAGTLADRVDGLDLGADDYLAKPFSFAELIARVQALDRRDQPAVPPVLARGDLELDPARRTVLRGGRRLELSPKEMAVLEVLLAAGGAVVSAEELLERAWDRDADPFSNAVKVTVSRLRRKLGDPPVIETLPHVGYRI; from the coding sequence ATGCGCGTACTGATCGTGGAGGACCACAAGGATCTCGCGGAGAGTGTCGCGAGGGGGCTTCGGCGGCATGCGATGGAGGTCGAGCTCGCGCACGACGGCGAGCAAGGACTGAGCCGGGCCTCCAGCGGGGTCTACGACGTCGTCGTACTCGACCGTGACCTGCCGCTCGTGCACGGTGACGAGATCTGCCGGGCGCTGGTGCGGCAGGGCTGTCCGTCGCGGGTGCTGATGCTCACCGCCGCCGGGACGCTCGCCGACCGGGTCGACGGCCTCGATCTCGGCGCCGACGACTACCTCGCCAAGCCCTTCTCCTTCGCCGAGCTCATCGCCCGCGTCCAGGCCCTCGACAGACGCGACCAGCCCGCCGTGCCCCCCGTCCTCGCCCGCGGGGACCTCGAACTCGACCCGGCCCGCCGCACCGTGCTGCGCGGCGGGCGCAGGCTGGAGCTGTCGCCGAAGGAGATGGCCGTCCTGGAGGTGCTGCTCGCCGCCGGCGGTGCCGTCGTCTCCGCCGAGGAACTGCTGGAGCGGGCCTGGGACCGGGACGCCGACCCGTTCAGCAACGCGGTCAAGGTCACCGTGAGCCGGCTGCGCCGCAAGCTCGGCGACCCGCCGGTCATCGAGACGCTCCCGCACGTCGGCTACCGCATCTGA
- a CDS encoding response regulator transcription factor, with translation MRVLVVEDHTELADSITRVFRRQGLAVDTAYDGATALDLVEEVDYDVVVLDRDLPDVHGDEVCGELAAKGVRTKVLMLTAAASIADRVEGLGLGADDYLAKPFAWPELLARTRALGRRAHPERQPELVRGALRLDPARRTVSHSGTQLPLTTKEFGVLAYLLGAEGRTVPADELLAKVWDEVADPGTTTVKATVNRLRAKLLDASVIETVPGRGYRV, from the coding sequence ATGAGGGTACTGGTGGTCGAGGACCATACGGAGCTCGCGGACTCGATCACCAGAGTCTTCCGCCGCCAGGGCCTCGCCGTCGACACGGCCTACGACGGCGCGACCGCGCTCGACCTCGTCGAGGAGGTCGACTACGACGTCGTCGTCCTCGACCGTGACCTTCCCGACGTGCACGGCGACGAGGTCTGCGGTGAACTCGCCGCCAAGGGCGTGCGCACCAAGGTGCTCATGCTCACGGCCGCCGCCTCCATCGCCGACCGCGTCGAGGGGCTCGGCCTGGGCGCCGACGACTACCTCGCCAAGCCCTTCGCCTGGCCCGAACTCCTGGCCCGCACCCGCGCCCTGGGCCGCCGCGCCCACCCGGAGCGGCAGCCCGAACTCGTCCGAGGCGCCCTGCGCCTGGACCCCGCACGCCGCACCGTCAGCCACTCGGGCACCCAACTGCCCCTCACCACCAAGGAGTTCGGCGTGCTCGCCTATCTGCTCGGCGCCGAGGGACGGACCGTCCCGGCCGACGAGCTGCTCGCCAAGGTGTGGGACGAGGTCGCCGACCCCGGCACCACCACCGTCAAGGCGACCGTCAACCGGCTCCGGGCCAAGCTCCTCGACGCCTCCGTGATCGAGACCGTGCCCGGCCGGGGCTACCGGGTCTGA
- a CDS encoding sensor histidine kinase has protein sequence MAPPLLARLARARDRALRSAPASWLRALARRLTPRRVRVRFAVLFGLLFIASGAVLLGMTYLLVNRPTHSSVVKYEINGGDGAQPTIHIQPGGQNGGDAPPPEFALDAQLREQAARMHEAQMHDLLVQSCIALAIMACLSVALSWLLARRVLRPMRTVTAGIRSISARNVHERLAVEGPGDEISDLADSVDGLLDRLEAALESHKRFVANAAHELRTPLTVERALLEECLLDPDATAASFRENFERLLRISTHQGALLESLLTLAVSERGMDRTEPVDLAEVVESVLLTQLSRTEQQDVRIADRTEPAQVAGDTALLERLVANLVHNAAYYNVPDGTVDVTVRRHDRHAVLTVTNTGPAVPEERVAQLFEPFQRMSRTAGDGHHGLGLSIVRAIAAAHDAALTARPGPAGGLVVELSFPLLVKDAERYAVWPQTRAATASK, from the coding sequence ATGGCGCCGCCCCTCCTCGCCCGGCTCGCCCGAGCCCGCGACCGCGCACTGCGCTCCGCCCCCGCGTCCTGGCTGCGCGCCCTGGCCCGGCGCCTGACACCACGCCGGGTGCGGGTCCGCTTCGCGGTCCTCTTCGGCCTGCTGTTCATCGCGTCCGGCGCCGTCCTGCTCGGCATGACCTATCTGCTGGTCAACCGGCCCACCCACAGCAGCGTCGTCAAGTACGAGATCAACGGCGGCGACGGCGCGCAGCCCACGATCCACATCCAGCCCGGCGGCCAGAACGGCGGCGACGCCCCGCCACCCGAGTTCGCACTCGACGCCCAACTCCGCGAACAGGCCGCCCGGATGCACGAGGCCCAGATGCACGACCTGCTCGTGCAGTCCTGTATCGCCCTCGCCATCATGGCCTGTCTCTCCGTCGCGCTCAGCTGGCTGCTGGCCCGCCGGGTGCTGCGCCCCATGCGCACCGTCACCGCCGGCATCCGCAGCATCTCCGCCCGCAACGTCCATGAGCGGCTCGCCGTCGAAGGACCCGGCGACGAGATCAGCGACCTCGCCGACAGCGTCGACGGCCTCCTCGACCGCCTGGAGGCCGCCCTGGAGTCCCACAAACGCTTCGTCGCCAACGCCGCCCACGAACTGCGCACCCCGCTCACCGTGGAACGCGCGCTCCTGGAGGAGTGCCTGCTCGATCCCGACGCCACCGCCGCGTCGTTCCGCGAGAACTTCGAGCGCCTGCTGCGGATCAGCACCCACCAGGGAGCCCTGCTGGAATCCTTGCTCACCCTGGCCGTCAGCGAGCGGGGCATGGACCGCACCGAGCCCGTCGACCTGGCCGAGGTCGTCGAGTCCGTCCTGCTCACCCAGCTGTCCCGGACCGAACAGCAGGACGTACGGATCGCCGACCGCACCGAGCCGGCCCAAGTCGCCGGTGACACCGCGCTGCTGGAGCGGCTGGTCGCCAACCTCGTCCACAACGCCGCCTACTACAACGTGCCCGACGGGACCGTGGACGTCACCGTCCGCCGCCACGACCGGCACGCCGTCCTCACCGTCACCAACACCGGCCCCGCCGTCCCCGAGGAGCGCGTCGCCCAGCTCTTCGAGCCGTTCCAGCGCATGAGCCGCACCGCGGGCGACGGCCACCACGGCCTCGGCCTGTCGATCGTCCGGGCCATCGCCGCGGCCCACGACGCCGCCCTCACCGCCCGCCCCGGGCCGGCCGGCGGACTCGTCGTCGAACTCTCCTTCCCGCTCCTTGTCAAGGACGCGGAGCGATATGCGGTCTGGCCGCAGACACGCGCGGCAACCGCGTCCAAGTGA